In Chitinophagales bacterium, one DNA window encodes the following:
- a CDS encoding elongation factor G, with protein MKVYDDKHIKNIVLLGASKSGKTTLAETMMFEAGLISRRGTVEEGTTVSDYHEIEQQRGNSVYMTFMHTEWKDYKINIIDTPGLDDFIGEVIAALRVSDTGIMVLNAQYGVEVGTELIWNYVNQFNKPVMFAVNQLDHEKSNFEETIEQGRKRFGNAFTLMQYPVNEGSGFNAIIDLLKMTMYKFGPNGGKPEKLPIPDAEKAKAEELHNKLVEVAAENDEKLMELYFEKGSLDEDELRQGIKEGMMKHQVFPVFCLSAKMDMGSGRMMGFIDNVAPSATEMPAEKSADGHDVPCNPAGQPVLFVYKSLIEPHLGNLSLFKVISGEVTAGLDVTNAANGNVERINQLFILDGKNRNPINKLTAGDLGATLKLKNTQTNQTLHGKGNAITINPIEFPEPRISVAIIAKNKNDDEKIGAVLADIHREDPTLNIEYSRELKQVIMHGQGELHLQAIRWRLENIYKMQIDFEKTKIPYRETIRREARTTYRHKKQSGGAGQFAEVAMMIEPYREGYKIPVDFTLRGKDEIELEWGGKLIYHNCIVGGAIDARFLPSILKGVMDKMTEGPTTGSYVRDINVYVYDGKMHAVDSNDMAFKLAGMMAFKECFQQADPKLLEPIFDLEVLVPEEQMGDVMSDLNTRRAIIMGMDAQGIYQVIKARVPLSELDKYSNTLRSLTQGKASFKMRFAAYELVPGEIQKRLAEEYQKHAKDEH; from the coding sequence ATGAAAGTTTACGACGACAAGCATATCAAGAACATTGTATTGCTGGGCGCTTCCAAATCAGGTAAAACAACACTGGCGGAAACCATGATGTTTGAAGCAGGTTTAATCAGCCGCAGGGGAACCGTGGAAGAAGGCACTACCGTTTCCGACTATCACGAAATAGAGCAACAGCGCGGCAATTCTGTATACATGACCTTCATGCATACGGAATGGAAGGATTATAAGATAAACATCATTGATACACCCGGGCTTGATGATTTTATTGGAGAAGTGATTGCTGCGCTTCGCGTTTCCGACACAGGCATTATGGTGTTGAATGCCCAATACGGTGTGGAAGTAGGAACGGAACTGATCTGGAATTATGTAAATCAGTTTAACAAACCGGTTATGTTTGCCGTTAATCAGCTCGACCATGAAAAATCAAACTTTGAAGAAACGATAGAACAGGGCAGGAAGCGATTCGGGAACGCATTCACGCTCATGCAATATCCGGTAAATGAAGGCTCAGGCTTTAATGCCATCATTGACCTGCTGAAGATGACCATGTATAAATTCGGCCCGAACGGGGGAAAACCGGAAAAATTACCAATACCGGATGCAGAAAAAGCGAAGGCTGAAGAGCTGCATAACAAACTGGTGGAAGTTGCAGCTGAGAATGATGAAAAACTGATGGAGCTGTATTTTGAAAAAGGATCCCTTGATGAAGATGAACTGCGGCAGGGTATTAAAGAAGGCATGATGAAACACCAGGTATTTCCTGTCTTTTGTTTGTCGGCTAAAATGGATATGGGATCAGGACGTATGATGGGCTTCATCGATAATGTTGCACCATCCGCCACAGAGATGCCGGCAGAAAAAAGTGCCGATGGCCATGATGTACCGTGCAATCCCGCCGGACAGCCTGTATTGTTTGTATATAAATCGCTGATTGAACCACACCTTGGCAACCTTTCCTTATTCAAAGTTATTTCCGGTGAGGTAACCGCCGGACTTGACGTCACGAATGCTGCCAATGGCAATGTGGAGCGGATCAATCAGTTATTTATACTGGACGGTAAAAACAGGAATCCTATCAATAAACTCACGGCGGGTGACCTCGGTGCTACACTGAAACTGAAGAATACGCAAACAAATCAGACGCTGCATGGCAAAGGCAATGCAATCACTATTAATCCGATTGAATTTCCGGAGCCGAGAATAAGTGTTGCCATCATTGCTAAAAATAAAAATGATGATGAGAAAATAGGAGCCGTGCTGGCCGATATCCACCGGGAAGATCCAACACTGAATATTGAATATTCGCGCGAGCTGAAGCAGGTAATTATGCATGGGCAGGGTGAGCTGCACCTGCAGGCCATTCGCTGGCGACTCGAGAACATCTATAAGATGCAGATTGATTTTGAAAAAACAAAAATACCCTACCGCGAAACCATCAGAAGAGAAGCACGCACAACCTACCGGCACAAAAAGCAATCAGGTGGAGCCGGCCAGTTTGCTGAAGTGGCCATGATGATTGAACCCTACCGGGAAGGCTATAAAATTCCGGTTGATTTTACATTGCGTGGTAAGGATGAGATTGAACTGGAATGGGGCGGAAAACTGATCTATCATAATTGCATTGTCGGCGGTGCAATTGATGCGCGATTCCTGCCTTCCATCCTGAAAGGTGTGATGGACAAGATGACGGAAGGGCCTACCACCGGATCGTATGTACGCGACATTAATGTTTATGTGTATGATGGAAAGATGCATGCCGTTGATTCAAATGATATGGCTTTTAAGCTCGCCGGCATGATGGCCTTTAAGGAATGCTTTCAGCAAGCTGACCCTAAACTGCTTGAACCGATATTTGACCTGGAGGTGCTGGTGCCGGAAGAACAAATGGGCGATGTGATGAGCGACCTGAATACACGCCGGGCCATCATTATGGGCATGGATGCACAAGGCATATACCAGGTAATCAAAGCACGGGTACCATTATCTGAACTCGATAAATATTCCAATACACTCCGTTCGCTTACGCAGGGAAAGGCCAGCTTCAAAATGCGGTTTGCGGCTTATGAACTGGTGCCGGGAGAAATACAAAAACGCCTCGCGGAAGAATACCAGAAACATGCGAAAGATGAACATTAA